A portion of the Stigmatella aurantiaca DW4/3-1 genome contains these proteins:
- the greB gene encoding transcription elongation factor GreB → MRQDGPPELDDSEEEAEEPTGPQRRYLTRLGAERMHRELLRLLNVERPKVTAEVSAAAAQGDRSENAEYIYGKKRLREIDRRIRFLQKRLDTATIVTPAEQTDQGRVYFGATVTLEDEDGVQTTYQIVGSDEIDTQGGRISVESPIGKALLRKAVGDSVEVMRPRGEIELTIVAIAYM, encoded by the coding sequence ATGCGTCAGGACGGTCCTCCAGAGCTGGATGATTCCGAAGAGGAGGCCGAGGAGCCCACGGGTCCTCAGCGCCGGTATCTCACCCGGCTGGGGGCAGAGCGCATGCACCGCGAACTCCTGCGGCTGCTCAACGTGGAGCGTCCCAAGGTCACCGCCGAGGTCTCCGCCGCCGCCGCCCAGGGCGACCGCTCGGAGAACGCGGAGTACATCTACGGCAAAAAGCGGTTGCGCGAGATCGACCGCCGCATCCGTTTTCTCCAGAAGCGTCTGGACACGGCCACCATCGTGACGCCCGCGGAACAGACCGACCAGGGCCGGGTCTATTTCGGCGCCACGGTCACCCTGGAGGACGAGGACGGGGTCCAGACCACGTACCAGATTGTCGGCTCGGACGAGATCGACACGCAGGGAGGGCGCATCAGTGTGGAGTCTCCCATCGGCAAGGCCCTGCTTCGCAAGGCAGTGGGGGACAGCGTGGAGGTGATGCGTCCACGCGGCGAGATCGAGCTCACCATCGTCGCGATCGCTTACATGTAG
- a CDS encoding PhoH family protein translates to MPKNFILDTNVLLHDPRSIYGFRDNNVIIPIYVIEEIDQFKRDLSELGRNARQVARYLDSFRVEGSLKEGVPLPQGGFLRVGFAESDLPPPLADGNLMDNRILAVAIDLMKREPETQAVFITKDTNLRIRADALGLIAEDYDTERVEITELYTGFTELLVPRELVDQMYKPGAEVEVPGQDTLFPNQCLLLKDETNPSHTAMGRLNSTKGKVVPLLRSIKEGIWGVRPRNMEQSFVLDLLLNDDIKLVTIVGKAGTGKTLMAIAAGLNKVTEENLYQKLLVSRPIFPLGRDIGYLPGSVEEKLNPWMQPIFDNVEFLMNLSRADKKAGRGYHELIDLGLMEIEPLTYIRGRSIPSQFIIVDEAQNLTPHEVKTIITRVGDHTKIVLTGDPFQIDNPYVDATNNGLVHVVNRFKNEKIAGHITMAKGERSALAELAANLL, encoded by the coding sequence ATGCCGAAGAACTTCATCCTCGACACCAACGTCCTGCTCCATGATCCGCGCAGCATCTACGGTTTCAGGGACAACAACGTCATCATCCCGATCTACGTCATTGAGGAGATCGATCAGTTCAAGAGGGATCTGTCCGAGCTGGGACGTAACGCCCGCCAAGTCGCCCGCTACCTGGACTCTTTCCGGGTGGAGGGCTCGCTGAAGGAGGGGGTTCCCCTGCCGCAAGGGGGCTTTCTCCGGGTGGGCTTCGCGGAGAGCGATCTGCCACCGCCCCTGGCGGACGGCAACTTGATGGACAACCGCATCCTCGCGGTGGCCATCGACCTGATGAAGCGCGAGCCGGAGACCCAGGCCGTCTTCATCACCAAGGACACCAACCTGCGCATCCGGGCGGACGCGCTGGGCCTGATCGCCGAGGACTACGACACCGAGCGCGTCGAGATCACCGAGCTGTATACCGGCTTCACCGAGTTGCTCGTGCCCCGGGAACTGGTGGATCAGATGTACAAGCCGGGCGCCGAGGTGGAGGTCCCGGGGCAGGACACGCTCTTTCCCAACCAGTGCCTGCTGCTCAAGGACGAGACCAACCCGTCCCACACGGCCATGGGGCGCCTCAACTCCACCAAGGGCAAGGTGGTGCCGCTGCTGCGCAGCATCAAGGAGGGCATCTGGGGGGTGCGGCCTCGCAACATGGAGCAGTCCTTCGTGCTGGACCTGCTGCTCAACGACGACATCAAGCTGGTGACCATCGTGGGCAAGGCGGGCACGGGCAAGACGCTGATGGCCATTGCCGCGGGGCTCAACAAGGTGACCGAGGAGAACCTGTACCAGAAGTTGCTGGTCAGCCGGCCCATCTTCCCCCTTGGCCGGGACATCGGGTACCTGCCCGGCAGCGTCGAGGAGAAGCTCAACCCCTGGATGCAGCCCATCTTCGACAACGTGGAGTTCCTGATGAACCTCAGCCGGGCCGACAAGAAGGCGGGCCGCGGCTACCACGAGCTGATCGACCTGGGATTGATGGAGATCGAGCCCCTGACGTACATCCGGGGCCGGAGCATCCCCAGCCAGTTCATCATCGTGGACGAGGCGCAGAACCTCACGCCCCATGAGGTCAAGACCATCATCACCCGTGTCGGGGACCACACGAAGATCGTCCTCACGGGGGATCCTTTCCAGATCGACAACCCCTACGTGGACGCGACGAACAATGGCCTCGTGCACGTGGTCAACCGCTTCAAGAATGAGAAGATCGCGGGCCACATCACCATGGCCAAGGGCGAGCGCAGCGCCCTGGCCGAGCTTGCGGCGAACCTGCTCTGA
- a CDS encoding HP0495 family protein — MTKDGPEAPSAGGGEKKELIEYPSVYTFKVMGVQEPGFAEYVRQLFSRLMGTEISPDSLSEQPSSKGKYVSVTVSVYLLSEEHRRAIYTQLHQEKRIVYYL, encoded by the coding sequence ATGACGAAGGATGGCCCCGAGGCTCCCTCCGCAGGAGGGGGCGAGAAGAAGGAACTCATCGAGTACCCCTCTGTCTACACCTTCAAGGTGATGGGGGTGCAGGAGCCGGGCTTCGCCGAATATGTGCGGCAGCTCTTCTCCCGGCTGATGGGAACGGAGATCTCACCGGACTCCCTGAGCGAGCAGCCCAGCAGCAAGGGCAAGTACGTGTCGGTTACCGTCTCGGTGTACCTGCTGTCCGAGGAGCATCGCCGGGCGATCTACACCCAGCTGCACCAGGAGAAGCGGATCGTTTATTACCTGTGA
- a CDS encoding SAM-dependent methyltransferase — translation MSPAGSFPLNYPGDARRAFGSDEVTRRFARVSQLEPGSRVLVLGCGPLNAAILLARDLGCSVVAADTEEALLTPVRERVRALSLGDRVEVRRVELGHPHLPDGEFDAVLVQGRVFSPLQHSLRSLRRVLSLRGRLGMTFPSRVGRFPPRAAMEFWEKRLGAPLLLPRELLLAMESEGYEPESVETLPELELDGLYQDVEAHLAGLPETDVSVLRQEISLHREQHGKPGVSFSFFIGRRKEPGEKPPASRDRG, via the coding sequence ATGAGTCCGGCCGGGTCTTTCCCGCTCAACTATCCAGGTGATGCTCGGCGTGCCTTCGGCTCCGATGAGGTGACTCGCCGATTCGCCCGGGTGTCGCAGCTGGAGCCGGGCTCCCGGGTCCTGGTGCTCGGCTGTGGCCCCCTCAATGCGGCGATTCTGCTGGCACGAGATCTGGGTTGCTCGGTGGTAGCGGCGGACACGGAGGAGGCACTCCTTACCCCGGTGCGTGAGCGGGTGAGGGCCCTGAGCCTTGGGGATCGGGTGGAAGTGCGCCGCGTCGAGCTGGGCCATCCTCACCTTCCGGACGGCGAATTCGATGCGGTCTTGGTTCAGGGCCGGGTCTTCTCACCCCTGCAGCACTCCTTGCGGTCCCTTCGCCGGGTGTTGTCCCTCCGGGGCCGCCTCGGAATGACGTTCCCGTCCCGGGTCGGGCGCTTTCCGCCCCGAGCGGCGATGGAGTTCTGGGAGAAGCGGCTGGGCGCGCCGTTGTTGCTGCCCCGCGAGCTGCTGCTCGCCATGGAGTCCGAGGGCTATGAGCCTGAGTCCGTGGAGACGCTGCCGGAGCTGGAGCTGGATGGCCTCTACCAGGACGTCGAGGCCCACCTGGCGGGGTTGCCCGAGACCGACGTCTCGGTGCTGCGCCAGGAAATTTCCCTGCACCGCGAGCAGCACGGCAAGCCAGGGGTGAGCTTTTCGTTCTTCATCGGCCGCCGCAAGGAGCCGGGAGAGAAGCCCCCCGCGTCGCGGGACCGCGGCTAG
- a CDS encoding diacylglycerol/lipid kinase family protein produces the protein MLVQPLRSPELRQIPTSPSATPRVAVLLNANARKVDARVVKALSHVVPEEDLFLSRSPLDARRIAQEVLERNYPMVFTGGGDGTFMGFVNELIRQTDGRGRFAGQPLPRFGVLKLGTGNGIASFVNASSPRGDGILHDVVRARSGDVPGARRMDLLMVEGQRAPFAGLGVDGKLLNDYIWVKENLGKGFFKKMMTGSGGYFSAVAFKTVPHYMVNSTSVECEIRNGSAGEAYRLGPDGSPVGEPLAPGAVLFQGNLMMAAAATMPFYGYGFRMFPFANHRRGMMHLRLGQVSAASILAHLPKMWAGRWFPEGIHDFHAKEVTIRFANPMPFQVGGDAAGYRKALTLSVAPESIDLVDFHGEMN, from the coding sequence ATGCTGGTTCAGCCCCTTCGCTCTCCGGAGCTCCGTCAGATCCCGACGAGCCCGAGCGCTACACCGCGGGTTGCCGTGCTGCTCAATGCCAACGCCCGGAAGGTCGATGCCCGGGTTGTGAAGGCCCTTTCGCACGTCGTTCCAGAAGAGGACCTGTTTCTTTCCCGCTCCCCCTTGGACGCTCGGCGGATTGCTCAGGAAGTACTCGAGCGCAACTACCCCATGGTCTTCACGGGCGGTGGCGATGGCACCTTCATGGGCTTCGTGAACGAGCTCATCCGTCAGACGGACGGGCGGGGCCGGTTCGCGGGGCAGCCGCTGCCGCGCTTCGGGGTGCTGAAGCTGGGCACTGGCAACGGCATCGCCTCGTTCGTCAATGCCTCCAGCCCCCGGGGGGATGGCATCCTGCACGATGTGGTGCGCGCCCGCTCGGGGGATGTGCCCGGCGCCCGGCGCATGGACCTGCTGATGGTGGAGGGTCAGCGTGCTCCGTTCGCGGGCCTGGGCGTGGATGGCAAGCTGCTCAACGACTACATCTGGGTGAAGGAGAACCTGGGCAAGGGCTTCTTCAAGAAGATGATGACGGGCAGCGGTGGGTACTTCTCCGCCGTCGCCTTCAAAACGGTGCCGCACTATATGGTGAATTCCACCTCGGTGGAGTGCGAGATTCGCAACGGGAGCGCGGGCGAGGCCTACCGGCTGGGCCCAGACGGCAGCCCCGTGGGCGAGCCGCTGGCCCCGGGGGCGGTGCTCTTCCAGGGCAATCTGATGATGGCCGCAGCAGCCACCATGCCCTTCTACGGCTATGGCTTCCGCATGTTCCCCTTTGCCAACCACCGCCGCGGGATGATGCACCTGCGGCTGGGCCAGGTGAGTGCGGCGAGCATCCTCGCCCACCTGCCCAAGATGTGGGCGGGCCGCTGGTTCCCCGAAGGAATTCACGACTTCCACGCCAAGGAAGTCACGATTCGCTTCGCCAACCCCATGCCTTTCCAAGTGGGCGGGGATGCGGCGGGCTATCGCAAGGCACTGACCCTCTCCGTCGCCCCCGAGTCCATCGACCTGGTGGACTTCCACGGCGAGATGAACTGA
- the dnaK gene encoding molecular chaperone DnaK, with protein sequence MGKIIGIDLGTTNSVVAIMEGREPKVIVNEEGSRITPSVVAFTKDGERLVGQVAKRQSITNPERTVYSIKRFMGRRFEETSDEAKLVPYKVVRGPHGDARVEIDSKQFSAPEISAQVLLKLKRAAENYLGEKVTEAVITVPAYFNDAQRQATKDAGEIAGLTVRRIVNEPTAAALAYGLDKKKDEKIAVYDFGGGTFDVSILEVGENVVDVLATNGDTHLGGDNIDQRLMDWLITEFKKDTGLDVSKDKMVLQRLKEAAEKAKIELSSAMETEINLPFLTADASGPKHLNVKLTRAKFEAMIDDLIERSLEPCRKCLKDAGVEPKDLNEVVLVGGSTRIPKVKEAVQRLFGKKPNESVNPDEVVAVGAAVQAGVLSGEVKDILLLDVTPLSLGVETLGGVMTKLIERNTTIPTRKSETFSTAADGQTQVEIHVLQGERDMAGDNRSLGRFHLTGLPPAPRGMPQIEVTFDIDANGILNVSAKDKATNKEQKVTITHSSGLAKDEVEKMVAQARENEAADKARRELVELKNQAESQAYAADKMLKENKDKLSADGAKALEEAVAELNKVREGEDKEALKAALEKLQQASYKVAEEMYRATGQAGGPPPPGAEPSASPGSQASPKKDDVVDAEFRQS encoded by the coding sequence GTGGGCAAGATCATCGGAATCGACCTGGGCACCACCAACAGCGTGGTGGCGATCATGGAGGGTCGCGAGCCCAAGGTCATCGTGAACGAGGAAGGCAGCCGAATCACTCCCTCTGTGGTGGCGTTCACCAAGGACGGCGAGCGGCTGGTCGGGCAGGTGGCCAAGCGCCAGTCCATCACCAACCCGGAGCGCACCGTCTATTCGATCAAGCGCTTCATGGGCCGCCGTTTCGAGGAGACGTCGGACGAGGCCAAGCTGGTTCCCTATAAGGTGGTCCGTGGCCCCCATGGGGATGCGCGTGTCGAGATCGACAGCAAGCAGTTCAGCGCGCCGGAGATCTCCGCGCAGGTGCTGCTCAAGCTCAAGCGCGCCGCGGAGAACTACCTGGGCGAGAAGGTGACGGAGGCGGTCATCACCGTCCCCGCGTACTTCAACGACGCCCAGCGCCAGGCGACCAAGGATGCAGGCGAGATTGCCGGCCTCACGGTGCGCCGCATCGTGAATGAGCCGACGGCGGCCGCCCTGGCGTACGGCCTGGACAAGAAGAAGGACGAGAAGATCGCCGTCTATGACTTCGGCGGTGGCACCTTCGACGTGTCCATCCTGGAGGTGGGCGAGAACGTGGTGGACGTGCTCGCCACCAACGGCGACACCCACCTGGGTGGCGACAACATCGACCAGCGGCTCATGGACTGGCTGATCACCGAGTTCAAGAAGGACACCGGGCTCGATGTCAGCAAGGACAAGATGGTGCTCCAGCGCCTGAAGGAGGCCGCGGAGAAGGCCAAGATCGAGCTGTCCAGCGCGATGGAGACGGAGATCAACCTCCCGTTCCTCACGGCGGATGCCTCGGGCCCCAAGCACCTCAACGTCAAGCTCACGCGCGCGAAGTTCGAGGCGATGATTGACGATCTCATCGAGCGCTCGCTGGAGCCGTGCCGCAAGTGCCTCAAGGACGCGGGCGTGGAGCCCAAGGACCTGAACGAGGTGGTGCTCGTCGGTGGCTCCACGCGCATTCCGAAGGTCAAGGAGGCGGTGCAGCGGCTCTTCGGCAAGAAGCCGAACGAGAGCGTGAACCCGGACGAGGTGGTGGCCGTGGGCGCTGCCGTGCAGGCCGGTGTGCTCTCGGGTGAGGTGAAGGACATCCTCCTGCTCGACGTCACCCCGCTGTCGCTGGGCGTGGAGACGCTGGGCGGCGTGATGACCAAGCTCATCGAGCGCAACACCACCATCCCCACCCGCAAGTCGGAGACCTTCTCCACGGCCGCGGATGGCCAGACGCAGGTGGAGATCCACGTGCTGCAGGGTGAGCGCGACATGGCGGGCGACAACCGCAGCCTGGGCCGGTTCCATCTGACCGGTCTGCCTCCGGCCCCGCGTGGCATGCCGCAGATCGAGGTGACGTTCGACATCGACGCCAACGGCATCCTCAACGTGAGCGCCAAGGACAAGGCCACGAACAAGGAGCAGAAGGTCACCATCACCCACTCCTCGGGTCTCGCGAAGGACGAGGTGGAGAAGATGGTGGCTCAGGCCCGGGAGAACGAGGCGGCCGACAAGGCGCGCCGCGAACTGGTGGAGCTGAAGAACCAGGCCGAGAGCCAGGCCTACGCCGCCGACAAGATGCTCAAGGAGAACAAGGACAAGCTCTCCGCCGATGGGGCCAAGGCGCTCGAGGAGGCCGTCGCCGAGCTCAACAAGGTCCGCGAGGGCGAGGACAAGGAGGCCCTCAAGGCCGCGCTCGAGAAGCTCCAGCAGGCCAGCTACAAGGTCGCGGAGGAGATGTACCGCGCCACCGGTCAGGCGGGCGGGCCGCCTCCTCCGGGCGCGGAGCCTTCCGCGTCGCCGGGCAGCCAGGCTTCGCCCAAGAAGGACGATGTGGTGGACGCCGAGTTCCGCCAGTCGTAA
- a CDS encoding AAA family ATPase, which translates to MTQPLTFHPQAAQAFRRFFGELRETYLERETLLTQIELALLCKEHVLVVGPPGTAKSAIASAVLGRIVDEHTGSPSLFSKQIAESTVQADLIGPVDFKVLTETGRTEYITDDGMLGAAHAFLDEVFDGRDMLLRSILNVLHERELKHGRRVTSGRTECAIMTSNRYLSEVLARSPELLLAFADRLSFISFVPKSFAQRASRAAMLHRFAHGIRPDLRAGLTLQQLDVLQDAVVRVNVSSQLLEGIELLADGLERALMAQVSKLPDYVPTKYFSQRSVVKALWALKAAVVRDQIYRHPDRPLEATIDDLDALRWFFLLGGPAAADVEALLKVAVDPRERAQLEIVRLEQVAFDEALAKVRSELVSGVEREAATLNASEEVSATEALARAFQAGMVSSVAQRLRAKLVPGPRHSQNRGALLVAARTLVSVVERRLARGMASPQAPNTQEGRGGLQLMMAFQDTLELCRTVPELRMHLAPMCAATARSLEQMLEMIVASAEGVEFEDGLKIEGLVGLADNLEEEISQAASLSGLLSEETPDAMERLRTAETEARRRVGAALRRRAVNAFQSPRAGKREPFEILAADSRRLTQLERSLHELDPSLPGLKQELLLPLGMAYAREVLSSTPFERIEQFARAVQTVVENLRQEGLTPDSILLECRAILESRLIDHARQLSRDVASPAPAPSAILNGEAYTFYRSTFSVRMPDGELAALQGLDSHLTSSASQPAVAFLSDGVLQAVAQAELAFVHTRIKYLRSWLTQLLTALMPEVEALKARAEAERTFERLVKSRFPLLALKEGEVVRLRGVLGTLGAMEGELGEAARRLTLQLRGIEEDFGRFSKRVLELRSSL; encoded by the coding sequence GTGACCCAGCCCTTGACGTTTCATCCTCAGGCCGCCCAGGCCTTCCGCCGGTTTTTCGGTGAGCTGCGCGAGACGTACCTCGAGCGCGAGACGCTCCTCACCCAGATAGAGTTGGCGCTGCTGTGCAAGGAGCACGTGCTCGTGGTGGGGCCGCCTGGCACCGCCAAGAGTGCCATCGCCAGCGCGGTGTTGGGGCGCATCGTCGATGAGCACACGGGGAGTCCCTCCCTCTTTTCCAAGCAGATTGCCGAGTCCACCGTGCAGGCGGACCTCATTGGTCCGGTGGATTTCAAGGTCCTCACCGAGACGGGGCGCACGGAGTACATCACCGACGATGGGATGCTGGGGGCCGCCCATGCTTTCCTGGACGAGGTGTTCGATGGGCGCGACATGCTGTTGCGCTCCATTCTCAATGTCCTGCACGAGCGCGAGCTCAAGCACGGGCGCCGGGTGACGAGCGGGCGCACCGAGTGCGCCATCATGACAAGCAACCGCTACCTCTCCGAGGTGCTGGCGCGCTCGCCCGAGCTGCTGCTGGCCTTCGCGGACCGGCTCAGCTTCATCTCCTTCGTGCCCAAGTCCTTTGCCCAGCGGGCCAGCCGCGCGGCGATGCTGCACCGCTTCGCGCACGGCATCCGGCCAGACTTACGGGCGGGGCTTACCTTGCAGCAGCTCGATGTGCTTCAGGATGCCGTGGTCCGGGTGAATGTCTCCAGCCAGCTTCTGGAGGGCATCGAGCTTCTGGCGGACGGGCTGGAGCGGGCGCTGATGGCGCAGGTGTCCAAGCTGCCCGACTACGTCCCCACCAAGTACTTCTCTCAGCGTTCCGTGGTGAAAGCGCTGTGGGCGCTCAAGGCGGCGGTGGTGAGGGATCAGATCTACCGGCACCCGGATCGTCCGTTGGAGGCGACGATCGATGACCTGGACGCGCTCCGGTGGTTCTTCCTGCTGGGGGGGCCCGCGGCGGCCGATGTGGAAGCGCTCCTCAAGGTCGCGGTGGATCCCCGGGAGCGTGCGCAGCTCGAGATTGTCCGGCTGGAGCAGGTGGCTTTTGACGAGGCGCTCGCCAAGGTGCGCAGCGAGCTGGTCTCGGGGGTGGAACGCGAGGCCGCCACACTGAATGCCTCGGAAGAGGTGAGCGCCACCGAGGCACTCGCTCGCGCCTTTCAAGCGGGCATGGTCTCCAGTGTCGCCCAGCGGCTGCGGGCGAAGCTCGTTCCTGGGCCCAGGCACTCCCAGAACCGGGGAGCCCTGTTGGTGGCGGCCCGCACCCTGGTGTCCGTGGTGGAGCGGCGGCTGGCACGGGGAATGGCCAGCCCGCAGGCGCCGAACACCCAGGAGGGGCGCGGCGGGCTCCAGCTCATGATGGCCTTCCAGGACACCCTGGAGCTGTGCCGCACTGTTCCCGAGCTCCGCATGCATCTGGCGCCCATGTGTGCGGCCACCGCCCGCTCGCTGGAGCAGATGCTGGAGATGATTGTCGCCTCGGCCGAGGGGGTGGAGTTCGAGGACGGCCTCAAGATCGAAGGGTTGGTGGGGCTCGCCGATAACCTGGAGGAAGAAATCTCCCAGGCGGCCAGCCTGTCGGGACTGCTGTCCGAGGAGACGCCCGACGCGATGGAGCGGCTCCGGACCGCTGAAACCGAGGCGCGTCGGCGTGTGGGGGCGGCCCTCCGGAGGCGGGCGGTGAATGCCTTCCAGTCGCCTCGGGCAGGCAAGCGAGAGCCGTTCGAGATCTTGGCCGCGGACTCCCGGCGCTTGACCCAGTTGGAGCGCTCTCTGCACGAGTTGGATCCCTCCCTGCCGGGTTTGAAGCAGGAGCTGCTGCTTCCGCTGGGAATGGCCTATGCCCGGGAGGTGCTGTCCTCCACCCCCTTCGAGCGCATCGAGCAATTCGCCCGCGCGGTCCAGACGGTGGTGGAGAACCTGCGGCAGGAGGGTTTGACGCCCGACAGCATCCTGCTCGAGTGCCGGGCCATCCTGGAGTCCCGCCTCATCGACCATGCCCGCCAGCTGTCCCGGGATGTCGCCAGCCCTGCTCCCGCGCCATCCGCGATTCTCAACGGTGAGGCTTACACCTTCTACCGGAGCACCTTCTCGGTGCGCATGCCCGATGGCGAGCTTGCCGCGCTCCAAGGGCTCGACAGCCACCTGACGTCTTCTGCGTCCCAGCCCGCGGTGGCGTTTCTTTCCGACGGGGTCTTGCAAGCCGTGGCGCAGGCCGAGCTGGCCTTCGTTCACACCCGCATCAAGTACCTGCGGAGCTGGTTGACGCAGTTGCTCACCGCGCTGATGCCGGAGGTGGAAGCGCTCAAGGCTCGGGCCGAGGCGGAGCGCACGTTCGAGCGGCTCGTGAAGAGCCGTTTTCCACTGCTCGCGCTCAAGGAAGGCGAGGTGGTGCGGCTCCGAGGCGTGCTCGGGACGTTGGGGGCGATGGAGGGCGAGCTGGGGGAGGCCGCGCGTCGGCTCACGCTTCAGCTGCGTGGCATCGAGGAGGACTTTGGACGTTTCAGCAAGCGCGTGCTGGAGCTGCGCTCCTCGCTGTGA
- a CDS encoding vWA domain-containing protein: MLAPRITELRRRLDALQQGAPRPSGMVGWALGLLAPGELDLSLPTLASLGRELDQVGVHTLADAHLLRTLGTHKGRAGKLSEALDARAREALEEFESLLRRVERAHRAGELPPGARTVLERAFIQLARVVKVADVFAAAPGAEPPFEIFSRAAYSWEGRPPASARMAIAEFLSERARGNVEDVLQKRRDLDMAHEMLLRLGADHDRDRGVVLRREVAEARERTRAVPPASSLAELVKQVRASARREPQQAYRSLKGLYERALEAEDAPLAAAARAALVPLLPSQGRIRALVEQAEREEVLRWFGESRPAEASEAARRLEHTGQPQLADDLLTDLAFSLKPEQLAAFELAAGCARYFDVEDALSEEVVQADVRALQSVPRRVPYPTQMMSFEATGSLHEVNNFVISDPRMVVYDLAANRQLVRAYLEEEPPPKPKRMKRTSVRVYVCDASGSMHGARARFRDAIIIAELNNLRAKARQGLPFDPLYFSFFNDAPTELARVDTAAGASWQIEKLFRQSPAEGQTDISLALISAFDSIRSAQGRDPYLARATVVLITDGEDRVDQELIRRTRAPMSSLDIALSFISLGEENPDLKTLVQEQRARGGRAFYHHLSDAEIQWARTEFDVPWRTLLPHGVPETPEALEVLLPHLEALEALAVKRGPPASPVAVEASFDALFPEKPSAQVGGELPGPDGVARVADILAALAEAASLAPADRRATESVQLLQHLLGVYQLTPARYLAALAVGSTQVEEGLARVRLLCRPFG; this comes from the coding sequence ATGCTGGCTCCCCGGATCACGGAGTTGCGCCGCCGGCTGGACGCCCTCCAGCAGGGTGCCCCGCGGCCCTCCGGCATGGTGGGCTGGGCGCTGGGCCTGTTGGCTCCCGGGGAGCTGGACCTGTCGCTCCCCACGCTGGCGTCGCTGGGCCGAGAGCTGGACCAGGTGGGCGTGCACACGCTGGCGGATGCGCACCTGCTGCGCACGCTCGGCACCCACAAAGGCCGGGCGGGCAAGCTCTCCGAGGCATTGGATGCGCGGGCCCGCGAGGCGCTGGAAGAGTTCGAGTCCCTGCTGCGGCGTGTGGAGCGCGCACACCGTGCTGGTGAGCTTCCGCCTGGGGCCCGGACGGTGCTGGAGCGGGCCTTCATCCAGCTTGCTCGCGTGGTGAAGGTCGCGGATGTCTTCGCGGCCGCCCCAGGGGCCGAGCCACCGTTCGAGATTTTTTCCCGGGCGGCCTACTCGTGGGAGGGCCGTCCTCCGGCCAGCGCCCGCATGGCCATCGCGGAGTTCCTCTCCGAGCGGGCACGGGGCAACGTGGAGGATGTGCTTCAAAAACGCCGGGATCTGGACATGGCCCACGAGATGCTCTTGAGGCTGGGGGCGGATCACGATCGGGACCGGGGCGTGGTGTTGCGCCGAGAGGTGGCGGAAGCGCGTGAGCGCACCCGCGCTGTTCCGCCAGCCTCCTCGCTGGCGGAGCTGGTGAAGCAGGTTCGCGCCAGCGCCCGGCGAGAGCCTCAGCAGGCTTACCGCTCGCTCAAGGGCCTCTACGAGCGGGCGCTGGAGGCGGAGGATGCACCGCTCGCCGCCGCCGCCCGCGCCGCCCTGGTTCCGCTCCTGCCTTCGCAGGGGCGGATACGCGCTCTGGTGGAGCAGGCCGAGCGTGAGGAGGTGCTGCGCTGGTTCGGAGAGTCTCGCCCCGCAGAGGCCTCGGAGGCGGCTAGACGCTTGGAGCACACAGGGCAGCCTCAACTCGCGGACGACCTGTTGACGGATCTGGCGTTCTCCCTCAAGCCCGAGCAGCTTGCCGCCTTCGAGCTGGCGGCGGGGTGTGCCCGCTACTTCGATGTGGAGGATGCGCTCTCGGAAGAAGTCGTCCAGGCGGATGTCCGGGCTTTGCAGTCCGTGCCCCGGCGTGTCCCGTACCCCACGCAGATGATGAGCTTCGAGGCGACAGGCAGCCTCCACGAGGTGAACAACTTCGTCATCTCCGATCCTCGGATGGTCGTCTATGACTTGGCCGCGAACAGACAGCTCGTCCGCGCCTATCTGGAGGAGGAGCCACCGCCGAAGCCCAAGCGCATGAAGCGCACCTCGGTGCGCGTCTACGTCTGTGACGCCTCGGGTTCCATGCATGGCGCTCGCGCGCGCTTCCGCGATGCCATCATCATCGCCGAGCTGAACAACCTGCGCGCCAAGGCCCGCCAGGGGCTGCCGTTCGATCCGCTGTACTTCTCCTTCTTCAATGATGCGCCGACCGAGCTGGCCCGGGTGGATACGGCTGCCGGAGCCTCCTGGCAGATTGAAAAGCTCTTCCGTCAATCACCCGCTGAAGGGCAGACGGACATCTCCCTGGCCCTGATCTCCGCGTTCGACTCCATCCGCTCGGCCCAAGGGCGGGATCCCTACCTGGCGCGGGCCACGGTGGTGCTCATCACCGATGGCGAGGACCGGGTGGACCAAGAGCTCATCCGGCGAACCCGGGCTCCCATGAGTTCGCTCGATATCGCGCTGAGCTTCATCTCTCTGGGAGAGGAGAACCCGGATCTCAAGACCCTCGTGCAGGAGCAGCGTGCGCGGGGGGGCCGTGCCTTCTACCACCACCTCTCCGATGCGGAGATCCAGTGGGCCCGGACCGAGTTCGATGTGCCCTGGCGGACGCTGCTCCCCCATGGCGTTCCGGAGACGCCGGAGGCGCTGGAGGTGCTTCTGCCGCACCTGGAGGCGTTGGAGGCCCTGGCGGTCAAGCGCGGCCCTCCTGCGTCACCTGTGGCGGTCGAGGCCTCCTTCGACGCGCTCTTTCCCGAGAAGCCTTCCGCGCAGGTGGGGGGCGAACTGCCCGGCCCCGATGGGGTGGCCCGGGTGGCAGACATCCTCGCTGCCCTGGCGGAAGCCGCCTCGCTGGCGCCCGCGGACCGCCGTGCGACGGAGAGCGTCCAGCTGCTCCAGCACCTGCTGGGGGTGTACCAACTGACCCCTGCTCGCTACCTGGCCGCCCTCGCCGTGGGGTCAACACAGGTCGAGGAGGGCCTTGCCCGGGTTCGCCTTCTCTGTCGGCCGTTCGGGTAG